The Lactuca sativa cultivar Salinas chromosome 2, Lsat_Salinas_v11, whole genome shotgun sequence genome includes a window with the following:
- the LOC111916374 gene encoding pentatricopeptide repeat-containing protein At2g32630: MPNKSLLAAFTKSIPKVPASTLVNPDQRIANLISKSLQTCQTSQFPPASLNPKIITLVLSNTHLPPQSCFSFFNSLQPNGLNLIEPYISLSCRLYKSKDFALAKDILNQLAINNHIQQPIKKITSFVNENCSYGVSKVVLRKLFDTLFRVYADNEKFEESLEVFDYMKSNGFSKIDDRSCMVFLLAANRCNKFDLLSDFFNKMVDSGIGITVYSMTMAISAMCKLGKTIKARELMEEMITKGVKPNANTYNALINAHLKKSEFREVETTLDSMKTQGVSFSVATYTLLIEFYTMLGDIQEAEKVFDEMHEKGIVADVYVYTSMISCNCKLGKMKRAFKLFDELTERGLVPSVHTYGVLLNGVCKAGEMKAAEVLLIEMQNKGLDVNDVIINTLMDGYCKKGNVNDAIKLQSLMEKKGFKPSVISYNIIATGLCTVNRYEEAKTLLFTMAETGITPNMLTYTTLIDIFCKQGNFIEARRTLREMESKGEKPNVVTYNAFINGYCKKGLMKEAYRVRSEMEEKGVMPDVYTFTCLVHGECLAGRVNNAMKLFDEMPERGFTRNVISYTAMIDGLSKEGRTEEAFKLYDQMQNEGILPDDTMYSSLVGSLHSVKG; the protein is encoded by the coding sequence ATGCCGAATAAATCCCTGTTAGCAGCATTCACCAAAAGCATTCCCAAAGTCCCCGCTTCCACTCTAGTAAACCCAGATCAACGAATCGCCAATCTCATCTCCAAATCCCTTCAAACTTGTCAAACTTCTCAGTTTCCTCCAGCTTCTCTCAACCCCAAAATCATAACCCTCGTCCTCTCAAACACACACCTTCCACCTCAATCTTGCTTCAGTTTCTTCAATTCCCTCCAACCCAACGGATTGAATCTTATCGAACCATACATATCACTTTCTTGTCGCCTTTACAAATCTAAAGATTTCGCACTAGCTAAAGATATCTTGAACCAATTAGCCATCAACAATCATATCCAACAACCTATTAAAAAAATCACGTCATTCGTGAACGAGAATTGTAGTTATGGAGTCAGTAAGGTTGTTCTCAGGAAGTTGTTTGATACTTTGTTCCGTGTTTACGCCGACAACGAGAAGTTTGAAGAGAGTTTGGAGGTTTTTGATTACATGAAAAGTAACGGTTTCAGTAAGATAGATGATAGGTCCTGTATGGTTTTTCTGCTTGCAGCGAATAGATGCAACAAGTTCGATTTATTGTCAGATTTCTTTAATAAAATGGTTGATTCGGGAATTGGGATAACCGTTTATTCTATGACAATGGCGATCTCTGCAATGTGTAAGCTTGGGAAGACTATCAAGGCAAGAGAattgatggaggaaatgattacGAAAGGGGTTAAACCAAATGCGAATACATATAACGCTTTGATCAATGCCCATTTAAAGAAATCAGAATTTAGGGAAGTAGAAACGACTCTTGATTCAATGAAAACGCAAGGAGTTTCTTTCTCCGTGGCAACTTATACCCTTTTAATAGAATTTTACACCATGTTGGGCGACATTCAGGAAGCAGagaaggtgtttgatgaaatgcatgagAAGGGTATAGTGGCTGATGTTTATGTTTACACTTCAATGATTAGTTGCAACTGTAAACTAGGGAAAATGAAAAGGGCTTTCAAGCTGTTTGATGAATTGACAGAGAGAGGCCTTGTTCCAAGTGTCCACACTTATGGGGTGTTGCTTAATGGTGTATGCAAAGCAGGGGAGATGAAAGCTGCTGAAGTTTTGTTGATTGAAATGCAAAATAAAGGTCTCGATGTGAATGATGTTATAATCAACACATTAATGGATGGCTACTGTAAAAAAGGAAATGTGAATGATGCAATTAAGTTGCAGAGTCTGATGGAGAAGAAAGGGTTCAAGCCTAGTGTCATTTCCTACAATATAATTGCTACAGGTTTATGTACAGTTAACAGATACGAAGAAGCAAAGACATTGTTGTTTACAATGGCAGAAACAGGAATCACTCCAAACATGCTAACTTACACCACATTGATTGATATTTTCTGTAAGCAAGGGAATTTCATAGAAGCTAGAAGGACGCTTAGAGAAATGGAGAGCAAAGGGGAGAAACCAAATGTTGTGACATACAATGCTTTTATTAATGGGTATTGCAAGAAAGGGTTGATGAAGGAAGCTTATAGGGTAAGAAGTGAAATGGAAGAGAAAGGTGTGATGCCTGATGTTTACACTTTCACTTGTTTAGTGCATGGAGAATGTTTGGCTGGGAGGGTGAATAATGCCATGAagctgttcgatgaaatgcctgagAGAGGTTTTACTCGAAATGTCATAAGTTATACAGCCATGATTGATGGGTTATCAAAGGAAGGAAGAACAGAAGAAGCTTTTAAGTTGTATGATCAAATGCAAAATGAGGGTATTTTGCCTGATGACACCATGTACTCTTCCCTAGTTGGGAGTCTTCACAGTGTTAAGGGTTAa
- the LOC111916375 gene encoding serine/threonine-protein kinase PCRK1, whose product MMCFQSSYCADKDEVPETPTNLSTIRSFGSGSTDRTASGSDSNSQTSLEPRTKFRKIRYPSFSKRSSILREFKFSELKSATKNFAITSKLGEGGFGAVYTGTIKNPRDPTKEINVAVKQLGKRGFQGHKEWVTEVNVLGIVQHPNLVKLVGYCAEDHERGIQRLLVYEYMPNRCVEYHLSSRSGTILSWLTRLKIAQDTARGLAYLHEGMDFQIIFRDFKSSNILVDDQWNAKLSDFGMARLGPKEGYSHVTTAVVGTMGYSAPEYIQTGRLTSKNDVWSYGVFLYELITGRRPMDRNRPAGEQKLLEWVRPFLDDKNFPLIVDSRLDGKYSLRSALKLSLIANKCLSRDPKSRPKMSEVLEMINQLVVVQSESVPRSPVSVPYGGEKTFEDMGNTTSIDMKLGDSAWFSRIWTWKPLISC is encoded by the exons ATGATGTGCTTTCAGTCATCTTACTGCGCAGACAAGGATGAAGTACCAGAAACTCCAACAAATTTAAGCACGATCAGGTCTTTCGGTTCTGGATCTACAGATCGTACTGCGTCTGGATCGGATTCAAATTCCCAAACTTCCCTCGAGCCAAGAACAAAATTTAGAAAGATCAGGTATCCTAGCTTCTCAAAAAGATCAAGTATTCTCAGAGAGTTTAAATTTTCCGAGCTCAAATCCGCCACAAAGAACTTCGCCATTACCTCAAAGCTTGGGGAAGGTGGGTTCGGTGCTGTCTACACCGGCACCATTAAGAATCCTCGAGATCCAACAAAAGAGATCAATGTGGCTGTGAAGCAACTCGGCAAAAGAGGATTCCAG GGACACAAGGAGTGGGTGACAGAGGTGAATGTCCTTGGGATAGTTCAGCATCCAAACCTTGTTAAATTAGTCGGATACTGTGCAGAAGATCATGAAAGAGGAATCCAACGCCTTCTTGTATACGAATATATGCCTAACAGATGTGTTGAATATCATTTATCTTCAAGATCCGGAACAATCCTTTCATGGTTAACAAGATTAAAGATAGCTCAAGACACAGCTCGTGGATTGGCTTACCTACATGAAGGAATGGACTTCCAG ATTATATTCAGAGATTTCAAATCTTCAAATATCCTTGTAGACGATCAATGGAATGCTAAGCTTTCAGATTTTGGAATGGCTCGTTTAGGTCCTAAAGAAGGATATTCTCACGTCACAACAgcg GTGGTAGGGACGATGGGTTATTCGGCTCCAGAGTACATCCAAACGGGTCGACTCACATCCAAGAATGATGTTTGGAGTTATGGAGTGTTTCTTTATGAACTGATAACGGGTAGGCGACCCATGGATCGAAACCGACCCGCGGGTGAGCAGAAGCTTCTAGAATGGGTGAGACCTTTTCTAGATGATAAAAACTTTCCACTAATAGTTGATAGTAGACTCGATGGAAAATACTCATTGAGATCTGCTTTAAAGTTGTCATTGATTGCAAATAAGTGTTTGTCAAGAGACCCTAAATCAAGGCCTAAAATGAGTGAGGTTTTGGAAATGATTAATCAGCTTGTAGTTGTACAATCAGAAAGTGTTCCTCGATCACCTGTTAGTGTTCCCTATGGTGGTGAAAAGACCTTTGAGGACATGGGAAATACAACCTCCATTGATATGAAGCTTGGAGACTCTGCTTGGTTTTCTAGAATATGGACTTGGAAGCCTTTAATAAGTTGTTga
- the LOC111916231 gene encoding small polypeptide DEVIL 16 — MEVEEIKRSNSISNRDGGCNGGSGGDGHEQHTCNRSFGKKCSHIAKKQRAKFYIVRRCIAMLVCWHEKEK, encoded by the coding sequence ATGGAAGTAGAGGAAATCAAGAGGAGCAATAGCATAAGCAACAGGGATGGTGGCTGCAATGGCGGCAGTGGTGGTGATGGGCACGAGCAACACACGTGCAACAGATCATTCGGAAAGAAGTGTAGCCATATAGCAAAGAAACAAAGGGCTAAATTCTATATAGTAAGGAGATGCATAGCCATGCTTGTATGTTGGCATGAGAAGGAAAAATAG